The following proteins come from a genomic window of Acanthopagrus latus isolate v.2019 chromosome 5, fAcaLat1.1, whole genome shotgun sequence:
- the slc4a5a gene encoding electrogenic sodium bicarbonate cotransporter 4 isoform X1 has translation MEHGDRGMGVSHLRYEEEEDHQSIYIGVPVPRGYRRKRRRRRSSREASDMERDSRRYSHHRHHEHEHEQDRYRDIDIEEGLMDSTEQGLQDINRTMSPAAERLRYILSEEDDMPTPTLFTEMDTLQREGDELEWKESARWVKFEEKVEEGGERWSKPHVSTLSLHSLFELRTCLQTGTVLLDLEGYSLPQIVDDIIERQIEEGMISPELRDKISFVLLRKHRHQTKKPIHRSLADIGKSSSSTGRNVGPRGAPGPGPAPNFNRSTEDLRMKQQPAPNYGRLRHAQSRSMNDIADTPSTDQLKNKFMKKIPRDAEASNVLVGEVDFLNKPFVAFVRLAQATTLGGLTEVPVPTRFLFILLGPQGKAKSYNEIGRAIATLMVDDLFSDVAYKARDREDLIAGIDEFLDEVIVLPPGEWDPKIRIEPPKKVPSADKRKSVFSLNELGQMNGTAGGKGGLDQDEEMPEQHELGEELAFTGRFCGGLFLDIKRKLPWLPSDFYEGFHIQSISAVLFIYLGCITNAITFGGLLGDATDNYQGVMESFLGTALAGSVFCLFSGQPLIILSSTGPILIFEKLLFEFSKNNGIDYMELRLWIGMHSCLQCFILVATDASYIIKYMTRFTEEGFSSLISFIFISDAIKKMVGSFKYYPINTDFKPDYVTAYKCECLAPDPMAAMIFNGLVPMPDNSSSVSGLNVTALDWSQLSKKECLKYGGSLVGKSCKYVPDLALMSFILFFGTYSMTVSLKKFKFSRYFPTKLRKLISDFSIFMSIMTFVGLDMLMGLKTPKLIVPTEFKPTRPDRGWLVMPFAKNPWWVYVASFVPALLVTILIFMDQQISAVIVNRKENKLKKGCGYHLDLFWVGVLMAACSFMGLPWYVAATVISIAHIDSLKMESESSAPGEQPQFLGVREQRMTGILVFALTGVSIFLAPVLKFIPMPVLYGVFLYMGVASLSGIQFWDRIKLYMMPSKHQPDFSYLRHVPLRKIHLFTLVQILCLAVLWILKSTFLAIIFPVMILGLMVVRKMLDMVFSQHDLAWMDDLLPEKEKKKKEDNKKKGKDVEKEKKKPKQDDSEEEDKPHVYSNHSPSSESDLDRSITLHLKISCPSSPAMPMGRGMACPVPQVKIEMESDYDSDLDTHRPRDMSSETTL, from the exons aTGGAGCATGGAGACAGAGGGATGGGCGTCTCTCACCTTCGctatgaggaggaggagg ACCATCAGTCCATCTACATCGGCGTCCCAGTGCCTCGAGGATATCGACGTAAGCGCAGGCGAAGGCGCTCTAGTCGCGAGGCTTCCGACATGGAGAGGGACAGCAGACGCTACAGCCACCACAGACACCACGAGCACGAGCACGAGCAGGACCGCTACAGAGACATCGATATAGAGGAAGGACTTATGGATTCAACCGAGCAGGGTCTCCAAGACATCAACCGCACAA TGTCTCCGGCGGCCGAGCGGCTACGTTACATCCTGAGCGAAGAGGACGACATGCCCACGCCGACGCTCTTCACCGAGATGGACACTCTGCAGCGAGAAGGAGACGAGCTGGAGTGGAAGGAGTCTGCCAG GTGGGTGAAGTttgaggagaaggtggaggagggaggagagagatggagtaaACCCCACGTGTCCACGCTGTCGCTGCACAGTCTGTTTGAGCTCAGGACGTGTCTGCAGACGGGAACGGTGCTTCTGGACCTGGAGGGCTACTCGCTGCCTCAGATCGTTG acgACATCATTGAGAGACAGATCGAGGAGGGCATGATATCTCCAGAGCTGAGGGACAAGATCAGCTTCGTCCTGCTGAGGAAACATCGACACCAGACCAAGAAGCCGATCCACCGCTCGCTAGCCGACATCGGCAAATCCAGCTCTTCTACCG gtCGGAACGTCGGGCCGAGAGGCGCGCCGGGTCCGGGCCCGGCGCCCAACTTCAACCGATCCACAGAGGACCTCCGGATGAAACAGCAGCCTGCGCCCAACTACGGCCGCCTGC GTCACGCTCAGAGTCGGAGTATGAACGATATCGCAGACACTCCGAGCACAGACCAG CTAAAGAATAAATTCATGAAGAAGATTCCCAGAGATGCGGAGGCGTCCAACGTCTTGGTGGGCGAAGTGGATTTCCTCAACAAACCCTTCGTCGCCTTCGTCCGTCTGGCTCAAGCCACGACGCTAGGAGGTCTGACCGAGGTCCCCGTTCCCACCAG ATTCCTGTTTATTCTCTTGGGACCTCAAGGAAAGGCCAAGTCCTATAACGAGATCGGTCGAGCGATAGCGACGCTAATGGTGGACGAT CTCTTCAGCGACGTGGCCTACAAGGCCAGAGATCGAGAGGACCTCATCGCAGGCATAGATGAGTTTTTGGACGAGGTGATCGTGCTTCCACCTGGAGAATGGGATCCCAAAATCCGCATTGAGCCTCCGAAGAAAGTCCCCTCGGCTGACAAAAG gaagtctgtgttttctttaaacgAGCTGGGGCAGATGAACGGAACGGCCGGAGGAAAAGGAGGTCTGGATCAGGACGAGGAGATGCCGGAGCAACACGAGCTCGGAGAGGAGCTGGCCTTCACTGGACG GTTCTGTGGTGGTTTGTTCCTGGACATAAAGCGGAAGCTGCCGTGGCTACCGAGCGATTTCTACGAGGGTTTCCACATCCAGTCCATCTCCGCCGTGCTCTTCATCTACCTGGGATGCATCACCAACGCCATCACCTTCGGCGGCCTGCTGGGAGACGCTACCGACAACTACCAG GGTGTGATGGAGAGCTTCCTGGGTACGGCTCTGGCCGGGTCCGTCTTCTGCCTCTTCAGCGGGCAGcccctcatcatcctcagctcCACCGGACCCATCCTCATCTTTGAAAAGCTCCTGTTTGAATTCAGCAA GAACAACGGTATAGACTACATGGAGCTGCGTCTGTGGATCGGGATGCACTCCTGCCTGCAGTGCTTCATCCTGGTGGCCACGGACGCCAGCTACATCATCAAGTACATGACGCGCTTCACCGAGGAGGGCTTCTCCAGCCTCatctccttcatcttcatctccgACGCCATCAAGAAGATGGTGGGCTCCTTCAAGTATTACCCCATCAACACCGACTTCAAGCCCGACTACGTGACCGCCTACAAGTGCGAGTGCCTGGCTCCAGACCCGA TGGCTGCAATGATCTTCAATGGTTTAGTTCCAATGCCAGATAACAGCTCTAGTGTCTCTGGG TTGAATGTGACAGCTCTGGACTGGAGCCAGCTGAGCAAGAAGGAGTGTCTGAAGTACGGCGGCTCTCTGGTGGGAAAGTCCTGCAAGTACGTCCCCGACCTGGCCCTCATgtccttcatcctcttcttcgGCACGTACTCCATGACCGTCTCCCTCAAGAAGTTCAAGTTCAGCCGCTACTTCCCCACCAAG ctGAGGAAGCTCATCAGCGACTTCTCCATCTTCATGTCCATCATGACGTTCGTGGGGCTCGATATGCTGATGGGACTCAAAACGCCCAAACTCATCGTCCCCACAGAGTTTAAG CCGACTCGGCCCGATCGTGGCTGGCTGGTGATGCCGTTTGCGAAGAACCCGTGGTGGGTCTACGTGGCCAGCTTCGTCCCCGCCCTCCTGGTCACGATCCTCATCTTCATGGACCAGCAGATCAGCGCCGTCATCGTGAACCGCAAGGAGAACAAACTTAAG AAAGGATGTGGCTACCATCTGGATCTGTTCTGGGTGGGCGTCCTGATGGCCGCCTGCTCGTTCATGGGCCTTCCCTGGTACGTCGCCGCCACCGTCATCTCCATCGCCCACATCGACTCGCTGAAGATGGAGAGCGAGTCGAGCGCTCCCGGAGAGCAGCCTCAGTTCCTCGGGGTCAG AGAACAAAGAATGACGGGCATATTGGTGTTTGCTCTCACCGGAGTCTCCATCTTCCTCGCTCCAGTACTCAAG TTCATCCCCATGCCCGTGCTGTACGGCGTCTTCCTCTACATGGGCGTCGCTTCCCTCAGTGGGATCCAG TTCTGGGACAGGATTAAGTTGTACATGATGCCGTCCAAGCACCAGCCCGACTTCTCCTACCTCCGTCACGTCCCGCTGAGGAAGATTCACCTGTTCACGCTGGTCCAGATCTTGTGTCTGGCCGTGCTCTGGATCCTTAAATCCACATTCCTGGCCATCATCTTCCCCGTCATG ATCCTGGGTCTGATGGTGGTCCGAAAGATGCTGGACATGGTGTTCTCCCAGCACGACCTGGCCTGGATGGACGACCTGCTGcctgagaaagagaagaagaagaaggaggacaaTAAGAAGAAGGGCAAAGatgtggagaaggagaagaagaagcccaAACAAGACGACAGCGAGGAAGAG gacaAGCCACACGTCTACTCCAACCACTCGCCCAGCTCAGAGTCGGACTTGGATCGCAG CATCACCCTCCACCTGAAGATCTCCTGCCCGTCGTCTCCGGCCATGCCTATGGGCCGAGGGATGGCCTGCCCCGTGCCCCAGGTCAAGATCGAGATGGAGTCGGACTACGACTCGGACCTGGACACCCACCGGCCTCGGGACATGAGCAGTGAGACCACGTTATGA
- the slc4a5a gene encoding electrogenic sodium bicarbonate cotransporter 4 isoform X2, translating into MEHGDRGMGVSHLRYEEEEDHQSIYIGVPVPRGYRRKRRRRRSSREASDMERDSRRYSHHRHHEHEHEQDRYRDIDIEEGLMDSTEQGLQDINRTMSPAAERLRYILSEEDDMPTPTLFTEMDTLQREGDELEWKESARWVKFEEKVEEGGERWSKPHVSTLSLHSLFELRTCLQTGTVLLDLEGYSLPQIVDDIIERQIEEGMISPELRDKISFVLLRKHRHQTKKPIHRSLADIGKSSSSTAGRNVGPRGAPGPGPAPNFNRSTEDLRMKQQPAPNYGRLRHAQSRSMNDIADTPSTDQLKNKFMKKIPRDAEASNVLVGEVDFLNKPFVAFVRLAQATTLGGLTEVPVPTRFLFILLGPQGKAKSYNEIGRAIATLMVDDLFSDVAYKARDREDLIAGIDEFLDEVIVLPPGEWDPKIRIEPPKKVPSADKRKSVFSLNELGQMNGTAGGKGGLDQDEEMPEQHELGEELAFTGRFCGGLFLDIKRKLPWLPSDFYEGFHIQSISAVLFIYLGCITNAITFGGLLGDATDNYQGVMESFLGTALAGSVFCLFSGQPLIILSSTGPILIFEKLLFEFSKNNGIDYMELRLWIGMHSCLQCFILVATDASYIIKYMTRFTEEGFSSLISFIFISDAIKKMVGSFKYYPINTDFKPDYVTAYKCECLAPDPMAAMIFNGLVPMPDNSSSVSGLNVTALDWSQLSKKECLKYGGSLVGKSCKYVPDLALMSFILFFGTYSMTVSLKKFKFSRYFPTKLRKLISDFSIFMSIMTFVGLDMLMGLKTPKLIVPTEFKPTRPDRGWLVMPFAKNPWWVYVASFVPALLVTILIFMDQQISAVIVNRKENKLKKGCGYHLDLFWVGVLMAACSFMGLPWYVAATVISIAHIDSLKMESESSAPGEQPQFLGVREQRMTGILVFALTGVSIFLAPVLKFIPMPVLYGVFLYMGVASLSGIQFWDRIKLYMMPSKHQPDFSYLRHVPLRKIHLFTLVQILCLAVLWILKSTFLAIIFPVMILGLMVVRKMLDMVFSQHDLAWMDDLLPEKEKKKKEDNKKKGKDVEKEKKKPKQDDSEEEDKPHVYSNHSPSSESDLDRSITLHLKISCPSSPAMPMGRGMACPVPQVKIEMESDYDSDLDTHRPRDMSSETTL; encoded by the exons aTGGAGCATGGAGACAGAGGGATGGGCGTCTCTCACCTTCGctatgaggaggaggagg ACCATCAGTCCATCTACATCGGCGTCCCAGTGCCTCGAGGATATCGACGTAAGCGCAGGCGAAGGCGCTCTAGTCGCGAGGCTTCCGACATGGAGAGGGACAGCAGACGCTACAGCCACCACAGACACCACGAGCACGAGCACGAGCAGGACCGCTACAGAGACATCGATATAGAGGAAGGACTTATGGATTCAACCGAGCAGGGTCTCCAAGACATCAACCGCACAA TGTCTCCGGCGGCCGAGCGGCTACGTTACATCCTGAGCGAAGAGGACGACATGCCCACGCCGACGCTCTTCACCGAGATGGACACTCTGCAGCGAGAAGGAGACGAGCTGGAGTGGAAGGAGTCTGCCAG GTGGGTGAAGTttgaggagaaggtggaggagggaggagagagatggagtaaACCCCACGTGTCCACGCTGTCGCTGCACAGTCTGTTTGAGCTCAGGACGTGTCTGCAGACGGGAACGGTGCTTCTGGACCTGGAGGGCTACTCGCTGCCTCAGATCGTTG acgACATCATTGAGAGACAGATCGAGGAGGGCATGATATCTCCAGAGCTGAGGGACAAGATCAGCTTCGTCCTGCTGAGGAAACATCGACACCAGACCAAGAAGCCGATCCACCGCTCGCTAGCCGACATCGGCAAATCCAGCTCTTCTACCG caggtCGGAACGTCGGGCCGAGAGGCGCGCCGGGTCCGGGCCCGGCGCCCAACTTCAACCGATCCACAGAGGACCTCCGGATGAAACAGCAGCCTGCGCCCAACTACGGCCGCCTGC GTCACGCTCAGAGTCGGAGTATGAACGATATCGCAGACACTCCGAGCACAGACCAG CTAAAGAATAAATTCATGAAGAAGATTCCCAGAGATGCGGAGGCGTCCAACGTCTTGGTGGGCGAAGTGGATTTCCTCAACAAACCCTTCGTCGCCTTCGTCCGTCTGGCTCAAGCCACGACGCTAGGAGGTCTGACCGAGGTCCCCGTTCCCACCAG ATTCCTGTTTATTCTCTTGGGACCTCAAGGAAAGGCCAAGTCCTATAACGAGATCGGTCGAGCGATAGCGACGCTAATGGTGGACGAT CTCTTCAGCGACGTGGCCTACAAGGCCAGAGATCGAGAGGACCTCATCGCAGGCATAGATGAGTTTTTGGACGAGGTGATCGTGCTTCCACCTGGAGAATGGGATCCCAAAATCCGCATTGAGCCTCCGAAGAAAGTCCCCTCGGCTGACAAAAG gaagtctgtgttttctttaaacgAGCTGGGGCAGATGAACGGAACGGCCGGAGGAAAAGGAGGTCTGGATCAGGACGAGGAGATGCCGGAGCAACACGAGCTCGGAGAGGAGCTGGCCTTCACTGGACG GTTCTGTGGTGGTTTGTTCCTGGACATAAAGCGGAAGCTGCCGTGGCTACCGAGCGATTTCTACGAGGGTTTCCACATCCAGTCCATCTCCGCCGTGCTCTTCATCTACCTGGGATGCATCACCAACGCCATCACCTTCGGCGGCCTGCTGGGAGACGCTACCGACAACTACCAG GGTGTGATGGAGAGCTTCCTGGGTACGGCTCTGGCCGGGTCCGTCTTCTGCCTCTTCAGCGGGCAGcccctcatcatcctcagctcCACCGGACCCATCCTCATCTTTGAAAAGCTCCTGTTTGAATTCAGCAA GAACAACGGTATAGACTACATGGAGCTGCGTCTGTGGATCGGGATGCACTCCTGCCTGCAGTGCTTCATCCTGGTGGCCACGGACGCCAGCTACATCATCAAGTACATGACGCGCTTCACCGAGGAGGGCTTCTCCAGCCTCatctccttcatcttcatctccgACGCCATCAAGAAGATGGTGGGCTCCTTCAAGTATTACCCCATCAACACCGACTTCAAGCCCGACTACGTGACCGCCTACAAGTGCGAGTGCCTGGCTCCAGACCCGA TGGCTGCAATGATCTTCAATGGTTTAGTTCCAATGCCAGATAACAGCTCTAGTGTCTCTGGG TTGAATGTGACAGCTCTGGACTGGAGCCAGCTGAGCAAGAAGGAGTGTCTGAAGTACGGCGGCTCTCTGGTGGGAAAGTCCTGCAAGTACGTCCCCGACCTGGCCCTCATgtccttcatcctcttcttcgGCACGTACTCCATGACCGTCTCCCTCAAGAAGTTCAAGTTCAGCCGCTACTTCCCCACCAAG ctGAGGAAGCTCATCAGCGACTTCTCCATCTTCATGTCCATCATGACGTTCGTGGGGCTCGATATGCTGATGGGACTCAAAACGCCCAAACTCATCGTCCCCACAGAGTTTAAG CCGACTCGGCCCGATCGTGGCTGGCTGGTGATGCCGTTTGCGAAGAACCCGTGGTGGGTCTACGTGGCCAGCTTCGTCCCCGCCCTCCTGGTCACGATCCTCATCTTCATGGACCAGCAGATCAGCGCCGTCATCGTGAACCGCAAGGAGAACAAACTTAAG AAAGGATGTGGCTACCATCTGGATCTGTTCTGGGTGGGCGTCCTGATGGCCGCCTGCTCGTTCATGGGCCTTCCCTGGTACGTCGCCGCCACCGTCATCTCCATCGCCCACATCGACTCGCTGAAGATGGAGAGCGAGTCGAGCGCTCCCGGAGAGCAGCCTCAGTTCCTCGGGGTCAG AGAACAAAGAATGACGGGCATATTGGTGTTTGCTCTCACCGGAGTCTCCATCTTCCTCGCTCCAGTACTCAAG TTCATCCCCATGCCCGTGCTGTACGGCGTCTTCCTCTACATGGGCGTCGCTTCCCTCAGTGGGATCCAG TTCTGGGACAGGATTAAGTTGTACATGATGCCGTCCAAGCACCAGCCCGACTTCTCCTACCTCCGTCACGTCCCGCTGAGGAAGATTCACCTGTTCACGCTGGTCCAGATCTTGTGTCTGGCCGTGCTCTGGATCCTTAAATCCACATTCCTGGCCATCATCTTCCCCGTCATG ATCCTGGGTCTGATGGTGGTCCGAAAGATGCTGGACATGGTGTTCTCCCAGCACGACCTGGCCTGGATGGACGACCTGCTGcctgagaaagagaagaagaagaaggaggacaaTAAGAAGAAGGGCAAAGatgtggagaaggagaagaagaagcccaAACAAGACGACAGCGAGGAAGAG gacaAGCCACACGTCTACTCCAACCACTCGCCCAGCTCAGAGTCGGACTTGGATCGCAG CATCACCCTCCACCTGAAGATCTCCTGCCCGTCGTCTCCGGCCATGCCTATGGGCCGAGGGATGGCCTGCCCCGTGCCCCAGGTCAAGATCGAGATGGAGTCGGACTACGACTCGGACCTGGACACCCACCGGCCTCGGGACATGAGCAGTGAGACCACGTTATGA
- the slc4a5a gene encoding electrogenic sodium bicarbonate cotransporter 4 isoform X5, whose translation MEHGDRGMGVSHLRYEEEEDHQSIYIGVPVPRGYRRKRRRRRSSREASDMERDSRRYSHHRHHEHEHEQDRYRDIDIEEGLMDSTEQGLQDINRTMSPAAERLRYILSEEDDMPTPTLFTEMDTLQREGDELEWKESARWVKFEEKVEEGGERWSKPHVSTLSLHSLFELRTCLQTGTVLLDLEGYSLPQIVDDIIERQIEEGMISPELRDKISFVLLRKHRHQTKKPIHRSLADIGKSSSSTAGRNVGPRGAPGPGPAPNFNRSTEDLRMKQQPAPNYGRLRHAQSRSMNDIADTPSTDQLKNKFMKKIPRDAEASNVLVGEVDFLNKPFVAFVRLAQATTLGGLTEVPVPTRFLFILLGPQGKAKSYNEIGRAIATLMVDDLFSDVAYKARDREDLIAGIDEFLDEVIVLPPGEWDPKIRIEPPKKVPSADKRKSVFSLNELGQMNGTAGGKGGLDQDEEMPEQHELGEELAFTGRFCGGLFLDIKRKLPWLPSDFYEGFHIQSISAVLFIYLGCITNAITFGGLLGDATDNYQGVMESFLGTALAGSVFCLFSGQPLIILSSTGPILIFEKLLFEFSKNNGIDYMELRLWIGMHSCLQCFILVATDASYIIKYMTRFTEEGFSSLISFIFISDAIKKMVGSFKYYPINTDFKPDYVTAYKCECLAPDPTLDWSQLSKKECLKYGGSLVGKSCKYVPDLALMSFILFFGTYSMTVSLKKFKFSRYFPTKLRKLISDFSIFMSIMTFVGLDMLMGLKTPKLIVPTEFKPTRPDRGWLVMPFAKNPWWVYVASFVPALLVTILIFMDQQISAVIVNRKENKLKKGCGYHLDLFWVGVLMAACSFMGLPWYVAATVISIAHIDSLKMESESSAPGEQPQFLGVREQRMTGILVFALTGVSIFLAPVLKFIPMPVLYGVFLYMGVASLSGIQFWDRIKLYMMPSKHQPDFSYLRHVPLRKIHLFTLVQILCLAVLWILKSTFLAIIFPVMILGLMVVRKMLDMVFSQHDLAWMDDLLPEKEKKKKEDNKKKGKDVEKEKKKPKQDDSEEEDKPHVYSNHSPSSESDLDRSITLHLKISCPSSPAMPMGRGMACPVPQVKIEMESDYDSDLDTHRPRDMSSETTL comes from the exons aTGGAGCATGGAGACAGAGGGATGGGCGTCTCTCACCTTCGctatgaggaggaggagg ACCATCAGTCCATCTACATCGGCGTCCCAGTGCCTCGAGGATATCGACGTAAGCGCAGGCGAAGGCGCTCTAGTCGCGAGGCTTCCGACATGGAGAGGGACAGCAGACGCTACAGCCACCACAGACACCACGAGCACGAGCACGAGCAGGACCGCTACAGAGACATCGATATAGAGGAAGGACTTATGGATTCAACCGAGCAGGGTCTCCAAGACATCAACCGCACAA TGTCTCCGGCGGCCGAGCGGCTACGTTACATCCTGAGCGAAGAGGACGACATGCCCACGCCGACGCTCTTCACCGAGATGGACACTCTGCAGCGAGAAGGAGACGAGCTGGAGTGGAAGGAGTCTGCCAG GTGGGTGAAGTttgaggagaaggtggaggagggaggagagagatggagtaaACCCCACGTGTCCACGCTGTCGCTGCACAGTCTGTTTGAGCTCAGGACGTGTCTGCAGACGGGAACGGTGCTTCTGGACCTGGAGGGCTACTCGCTGCCTCAGATCGTTG acgACATCATTGAGAGACAGATCGAGGAGGGCATGATATCTCCAGAGCTGAGGGACAAGATCAGCTTCGTCCTGCTGAGGAAACATCGACACCAGACCAAGAAGCCGATCCACCGCTCGCTAGCCGACATCGGCAAATCCAGCTCTTCTACCG caggtCGGAACGTCGGGCCGAGAGGCGCGCCGGGTCCGGGCCCGGCGCCCAACTTCAACCGATCCACAGAGGACCTCCGGATGAAACAGCAGCCTGCGCCCAACTACGGCCGCCTGC GTCACGCTCAGAGTCGGAGTATGAACGATATCGCAGACACTCCGAGCACAGACCAG CTAAAGAATAAATTCATGAAGAAGATTCCCAGAGATGCGGAGGCGTCCAACGTCTTGGTGGGCGAAGTGGATTTCCTCAACAAACCCTTCGTCGCCTTCGTCCGTCTGGCTCAAGCCACGACGCTAGGAGGTCTGACCGAGGTCCCCGTTCCCACCAG ATTCCTGTTTATTCTCTTGGGACCTCAAGGAAAGGCCAAGTCCTATAACGAGATCGGTCGAGCGATAGCGACGCTAATGGTGGACGAT CTCTTCAGCGACGTGGCCTACAAGGCCAGAGATCGAGAGGACCTCATCGCAGGCATAGATGAGTTTTTGGACGAGGTGATCGTGCTTCCACCTGGAGAATGGGATCCCAAAATCCGCATTGAGCCTCCGAAGAAAGTCCCCTCGGCTGACAAAAG gaagtctgtgttttctttaaacgAGCTGGGGCAGATGAACGGAACGGCCGGAGGAAAAGGAGGTCTGGATCAGGACGAGGAGATGCCGGAGCAACACGAGCTCGGAGAGGAGCTGGCCTTCACTGGACG GTTCTGTGGTGGTTTGTTCCTGGACATAAAGCGGAAGCTGCCGTGGCTACCGAGCGATTTCTACGAGGGTTTCCACATCCAGTCCATCTCCGCCGTGCTCTTCATCTACCTGGGATGCATCACCAACGCCATCACCTTCGGCGGCCTGCTGGGAGACGCTACCGACAACTACCAG GGTGTGATGGAGAGCTTCCTGGGTACGGCTCTGGCCGGGTCCGTCTTCTGCCTCTTCAGCGGGCAGcccctcatcatcctcagctcCACCGGACCCATCCTCATCTTTGAAAAGCTCCTGTTTGAATTCAGCAA GAACAACGGTATAGACTACATGGAGCTGCGTCTGTGGATCGGGATGCACTCCTGCCTGCAGTGCTTCATCCTGGTGGCCACGGACGCCAGCTACATCATCAAGTACATGACGCGCTTCACCGAGGAGGGCTTCTCCAGCCTCatctccttcatcttcatctccgACGCCATCAAGAAGATGGTGGGCTCCTTCAAGTATTACCCCATCAACACCGACTTCAAGCCCGACTACGTGACCGCCTACAAGTGCGAGTGCCTGGCTCCAGACCCGA CTCTGGACTGGAGCCAGCTGAGCAAGAAGGAGTGTCTGAAGTACGGCGGCTCTCTGGTGGGAAAGTCCTGCAAGTACGTCCCCGACCTGGCCCTCATgtccttcatcctcttcttcgGCACGTACTCCATGACCGTCTCCCTCAAGAAGTTCAAGTTCAGCCGCTACTTCCCCACCAAG ctGAGGAAGCTCATCAGCGACTTCTCCATCTTCATGTCCATCATGACGTTCGTGGGGCTCGATATGCTGATGGGACTCAAAACGCCCAAACTCATCGTCCCCACAGAGTTTAAG CCGACTCGGCCCGATCGTGGCTGGCTGGTGATGCCGTTTGCGAAGAACCCGTGGTGGGTCTACGTGGCCAGCTTCGTCCCCGCCCTCCTGGTCACGATCCTCATCTTCATGGACCAGCAGATCAGCGCCGTCATCGTGAACCGCAAGGAGAACAAACTTAAG AAAGGATGTGGCTACCATCTGGATCTGTTCTGGGTGGGCGTCCTGATGGCCGCCTGCTCGTTCATGGGCCTTCCCTGGTACGTCGCCGCCACCGTCATCTCCATCGCCCACATCGACTCGCTGAAGATGGAGAGCGAGTCGAGCGCTCCCGGAGAGCAGCCTCAGTTCCTCGGGGTCAG AGAACAAAGAATGACGGGCATATTGGTGTTTGCTCTCACCGGAGTCTCCATCTTCCTCGCTCCAGTACTCAAG TTCATCCCCATGCCCGTGCTGTACGGCGTCTTCCTCTACATGGGCGTCGCTTCCCTCAGTGGGATCCAG TTCTGGGACAGGATTAAGTTGTACATGATGCCGTCCAAGCACCAGCCCGACTTCTCCTACCTCCGTCACGTCCCGCTGAGGAAGATTCACCTGTTCACGCTGGTCCAGATCTTGTGTCTGGCCGTGCTCTGGATCCTTAAATCCACATTCCTGGCCATCATCTTCCCCGTCATG ATCCTGGGTCTGATGGTGGTCCGAAAGATGCTGGACATGGTGTTCTCCCAGCACGACCTGGCCTGGATGGACGACCTGCTGcctgagaaagagaagaagaagaaggaggacaaTAAGAAGAAGGGCAAAGatgtggagaaggagaagaagaagcccaAACAAGACGACAGCGAGGAAGAG gacaAGCCACACGTCTACTCCAACCACTCGCCCAGCTCAGAGTCGGACTTGGATCGCAG CATCACCCTCCACCTGAAGATCTCCTGCCCGTCGTCTCCGGCCATGCCTATGGGCCGAGGGATGGCCTGCCCCGTGCCCCAGGTCAAGATCGAGATGGAGTCGGACTACGACTCGGACCTGGACACCCACCGGCCTCGGGACATGAGCAGTGAGACCACGTTATGA